One Thunnus thynnus chromosome 18, fThuThy2.1, whole genome shotgun sequence genomic region harbors:
- the insm1a gene encoding insulinoma-associated protein 1a, which yields MPRGFLVKRNKKPNPVSYRVRSDEEEAEQTAADALLPSSSAALASFPVRAHTPTPTCGEAAAAPEQNAKPVQFGNPEAVYQALYSPTRPVSQDHDRSYFERRFNLGSPVSAESFPTPAALTALDHLFAPVDLKTVSSNSSRTDTSATSTATLPNPGAKRPSSDTERKSKPPSKKTKAIRKLHFEDDVTTSPVLGLKIKEAPVDQKPPRPQTAGGDNNPLGEFVCQLCREAYADPFALAQHKCSRIVRVEYRCPECDKVFSCPANLASHRRWHKPKPQSGASGAQNLESDKAAASGKAAPDEAKDSSDRDTPSPGPSESGSEEGLYDCNHCGKKFKRQAYLRKHLASQHGSPKPAEEEDAPACEQSAAPLNLSSSTCHLCPVCGENFSNRDSQERHIRLLHSSQVYPCKYCPAIFYSSPGLTRHINKCHPSENRQVILLQMPLRPAC from the coding sequence TTTAGTGAAAAGGAACAAGAAACCCAACCCGGTGTCCTACCGGGTTCGCTCCGATGAGGAGGAAGCTGAGCAAACAGCGGCTGATGCGCTGCTGCCGTCCTCTTCCGCAGCTCTCGCCTCCTTCCCGGTGCGCGCACATACGCCGACGCCCACCTGCGGGGAGGCAGCTGCAGCACCGGAGCAGAACGCTAAACCGGTCCAGTTCGGGAACCCGGAGGCGGTGTACCAGGCGCTCTACAGCCCCACCCGGCCCGTCAGCCAGGATCACGACCGCTCCTACTTTGAGAGACGTTTCAACCTCGGCTCACCGGTTTCTGCGGAGTCTTTCCCAACACCAGCAGCACTAACGGCTCTAGACCACCTCTTCGCTCCGGTGGATCTGAAAACCGTCTCCAGCAACAGCAGCCGCACCGACACCAGCGCCACATCCACCGCGACGCTCCCTAACCCCGGAGCCAAGCGACCCTCCAGCGACACCGAGCGCAAAAGCAAACCGCCGTCCAAGAAAACCAAAGCTATCCGGAAACTGCACTTTGAGGATGATGTCACCACATCTCCGGTCCTCGGGCTCAAAATTAAAGAAGCGCCGGTGGACCAGAAGCCTCCCAGACCGCAGACGGCCGGAGGTGACAACAACCCGCTGGGCGAGTTCGTGTGCCAGCTGTGCCGGGAGGCGTACGCAGACCCGTTCGCTCTGGCGCAGCACAAGTGCTCCAGAATAGTCCGGGTTGAGTACAGGTGTCCCGAGTGTGACAAGGTGTTCAGCTGCCCGGCTAACCTCGCTTCGCACCGGCGGTGGCACAAACCCAAACCGCAGAGCGGAGCCTCCGGTGCGCAAAATTTGGAGAGCGACAAAGCTGCCGCGTCCGGGAAGGCTGCTCCGGATGAAGCGAAGGATTCTAGTGACAGAGACACACCCAGCCCAGGACCGTCCGAGTCGGGCTCAGAGGAAGGGCTGTATGATTGTAATCACTGTGGGAAAAAGTTTAAGCGCCAAGCGTACCTGAGGAAGCACCTGGCGTCACAACACGGCTCCCCGAAACcggcggaggaggaggacgcGCCGGCCTGCGAGCAGAGCGCGGCGCCGCTCAACCTGAGCTCCTCCACCTGCCACCTGTGTCCGGTCTGCGGGGAGAACTTTTCCAACAGGGACAGCCAGGAGCGGCACATCCGCCTGCTGCACTCCTCGCAGGTCTACCCGTGCAAATACTGCCCCGCCATCTTCTACAGCTCTCCGGGACTCACGAGGCACATCAACAAATGCCACCCGTCCGAGAACCGGCAGGTGATCCTGCTGCAGATGCCGCTCCGCCCCGCCTGCTGA